Part of the Pseudomonas chlororaphis genome, CTTCGTGGACCTCCAACGCCCGCACATCCCGCTCATTGAACATCGCATCGGTGCGGATCTTGATGTAGTCCGCGCCCGCCGCCGCGTCGGCGACGATCCCATCGGACTCGAACACGCGGATGGTTTCCTCGGCCTCGCCGAACACCCGGTTGAGCCGGTGTTGCAGCAGGCTGACGGCGTCCTGGGCGCTGAGGATCTTCGGCTCGTCCTTCAGGTCGCCACGGCCGTCGATGTTGTTCAGGTAGTCGGACAGCATCAGGCCCAGGTCGGCCAGCGTCGGGTCGCCGGCGTGGAAGGCGTCGGAGGCCGCGCCGTAGAGCTCCTGGGAAATCAGCCCGAAATCCTCGGTGCCCCGGGCTTCGAGCATGCGCACCACCATGCGGTACTCCTTGCACATGCGGCGCATGATCTGGCCCACCGGGTTGAACTGCCCGAGCTGGCGGGTGATGTCGCGCTCGATGTTCTGGAACTCCAGCTTCACCTTGCTGGAATCGAAGGACAGCGGTCGATTGAGGTAATAGTCGCGGTCCACGGCGGGCATTTCCTTGCCCTTGGCCTTGAGAAACCCTTTGCGGATGTTCTCGTCCCACTTCACCGCATCGAGGACGCGGATCGGCGTTTGCGCCAGCACAATGCGATCGGACAAGGTGCGTATCGTCTGCTGGTAATCGTCCACCCGTAACTCCTGTGAAAAGACATCTGCCTGCTGCGATTATTGGGATCTGGCCTGCCGCTGGTAGCGCACGGCCTCCGAGAACACGTCGGAATTGGCCGGATCGTCGAGGTAACTGAAGACCTTGTCCATGTCGCTGTCCACCAGCACGCCGTCACCGGCCTCGCTCTGGTTCACCTGGCCGCTGAGAATCTTCTGGTCGATGGCCTGGTTGACCTGCTCCAGGTCCAGGTTGTAGACCACCAGCTCGTGCTTGTCGGTGAGTTCGAAGCCGGCGATCACGAAATGACCGCCATAACGGGCCGGCACCTTGGCCGACAGGTACCAGCGGCTGCCATGGCGCGAGACCGTGAGCGGGATGGCTTCGCGTTCCTGGGGCCTGGCCCTGAAGTAGCTGATGGCCTGGTAGCGGTGCTTGCCGACCTTCGTCAGTTCCAGGTTCAGCGGCTCGCCCCAGGCATTGGTGCTGGTCCACTGGCCGAGCAGGCCCTTGGGCGCCGCCTCGGCGTCGGGCAGCGGCGTCTTGAACGACACCAGGCAGCCACTTAGCAGCAGCAACGACACGGCCAGTACAACGGCACGCCAGGTTTTCATTGGAACTCCCTATGGTAGACGCCCGGTCCCTGTGGCGAGGGAGCTTGCTCCCGCTGGGCTGCGCAGCGGCCCCATTTTGTGAGTGCTGCGCACTCAAGCGGGAGCAAGCTCCCTCGCCACAGGACAATGGTGCCCCCCAAGATGGGTTACACCGACGCCAATACCAGGTGCATGTAGCGGGTCAGGATACCGAGCATATCTTCACCGGCGACCGGCTCGGCGC contains:
- a CDS encoding membrane protein — its product is MDDYQQTIRTLSDRIVLAQTPIRVLDAVKWDENIRKGFLKAKGKEMPAVDRDYYLNRPLSFDSSKVKLEFQNIERDITRQLGQFNPVGQIMRRMCKEYRMVVRMLEARGTEDFGLISQELYGAASDAFHAGDPTLADLGLMLSDYLNNIDGRGDLKDEPKILSAQDAVSLLQHRLNRVFGEAEETIRVFESDGIVADAAAGADYIKIRTDAMFNERDVRALEVHEGLVHVGTTLNGLNQPICTFLSKGPPSSTVTQEGLAILMEIITFASYPSRLRKLTNRTRAIHMVEEGADFLQVFEFFREQGFEMAESYGNASRVFRGSVPTGLPFTKDLSYLKGFIMVYNYIQLAVRKGKLEQVPLLFCGKTTLEDMRTLRQLVDEGLVVPPKYLPEQFRDMNALSAWMCFSNFLNHLSLDRIEADYSNIL
- a CDS encoding lipoprotein; translation: MKTWRAVVLAVSLLLLSGCLVSFKTPLPDAEAAPKGLLGQWTSTNAWGEPLNLELTKVGKHRYQAISYFRARPQEREAIPLTVSRHGSRWYLSAKVPARYGGHFVIAGFELTDKHELVVYNLDLEQVNQAIDQKILSGQVNQSEAGDGVLVDSDMDKVFSYLDDPANSDVFSEAVRYQRQARSQ